The Mangrovibacterium diazotrophicum DNA window ATGATAACGACAAACAGACTCAGCTTCAACAATTTTTTGTGTTTCATTGGTTTTGTAATTCTGTATTCCGGTTGAACGTTTATTTTTCCCAATTGATCCGGGAAGTCTGAACATCGCGCGAATTACCGCCGACCATCACGTCAAACTCCCCGGTTTCCCAATCATAGTTCAATTCAGAATTATAAAATTTCAGATCTTCCGGCGTAATTTCAAATTCAACTGTTTGCGTCTCCCCCGCTTTCAAGCTAATCTTTTGGAAAGCTTTCAGCTCTTTCACAGGTCGGGTAACCGTTCCCACCAAATCGCGAATGTAAAGTTGAACGACCTCTTTGCCGTCTACTTTTCCAGTGTTAGTCACCGGGATTGAAACCAGTAACTTTTGATCGCCTTTCAGTTCAGCACTGCTCAATTTCAGCTCGCCATAGTTGAAACTGGTGTAGCTCAAGCCGAAGCCAAACGGGTACAACGGATCGTTGGACACATCGAGGTAATTGGAGCGGAATTTCTGAAACCAGGCTCCTTCGGGTAGAGGGCGTCCGGTATTTTTGTGATTGTAGTAAATCGGAACCTGCCCCAGGTTTTGCGGGAAAGTAGCACTCAGTTTGCCCGATGGATTCACATCGCCAAAAAGAACGTCGGCAATGGCATTGCCCGCTTCGGTACCGCCAAACCAAACATTCAGAATAGCCGGAACATTTTCGTTCTCCCAACTCAATGCCAATGGCCGACCGGTAAACAAAACCAACACAACCGGCTTTCCGGTTTTCAGCAATGCTTTTAACAACGCTTGCTGGTTTTCTGGCAAATTAATATCGGAGCGCGAAGAGCACTCTCCGCTCATTTCGGCTGCTTCCCCCAAAGCAGCAACCACCACATCCGATTTCTGAGCTGCAGCGACAGCCTCACGAATCATCGCTTCATTGCTGCGCGTGTCCCAATAGGTGGGTTTCCCAAAAATGGCCACGCGCGACTCGGCAATTGAATCCGGCAGCACATTGGCCCCTTTTGCATAAACAATGTTCACCTGGTCACCGGCAACGTTCCGGATACCATCCAGTACCGAAACGGATTGATCGAAATCGGCTGCCACGCTCCATGTTCCAGGCATGTTCAACCGGTTGTCGGCCAACGGCCCAATCAATGCTATCGTTCCTCCTTTTTGAAGCGGAAGAAGCTGGTTATCATTTTTCAGCAGCACGAAACTTTCGGTCGCTATTTCGCGGGCAAGCTTGCGATGTTCTGGTGTAAATATATCTTTTGCAGGACGGCTGAGATCGCAATAACGATACGGATCGTCAAACAATCCCAGCTTGTATTTGGCTTCCAATATCCGCCGACAGGCGGCATCAATTTCATTTATCGTCACCGAATGATCATCCAGCGAACTTGCCAGGGTAGTCAGGAAACCTTCGCCCACCATGTCCATGTCGACTCCTGCCTTCAACGACAGGGCTGAAACAGTCTTCAAATCACCCAAGCCGTGATCAATCATTTCGTTAATGGCCGTGTAGTCGGTCACGACAAATCCGTCAAATCCCCATTGATCGCGCAATACGTCTGTCATCAACCATTTGCTCGCACTGGCCGGGATTCCGTCAACTTCGTTAAACGAAGTCATTACGCTACCGACACCGGCCTCAATGGCTGCGTGATAGGGTAAAAAATATTCGTTATACATGCGAATGTGACTCATGTCGGTGGTGTTGTAATCGCGCCCGGCTTCAGCTGCACCATACAACGCGAAATGCTTCACACAAGCCATGATCGTGGTGCTGGCCGAAAGGTCATCGCCCTGATAGCCTTTCACCATCGCCCTTGCAATTTGAGCGCCCAGGTACGGATCTTCACCTCCGCCCTCCGCGACACGTCCCCAGCGCGGGTCACGCGAAATATCTACCATTGGTGAAAAGGTCCAGCAGATGCCGTCGGCACTTGCTTCAACCGCCGAAATCCGGGCAACCGTCTCAATGGCGTCCATGTTCCAGGTACACGACAATGCCAACGGAATTGGGAACACTGTTTTATAGCCGTGGATGACATCCATTCCGAAAATCAGAGGTATTTTCAACCGGCTTTCCTCAATGGCAATACGTTGCACATCGCGAATCTTCTCTGCTGTTTTTATATTGAAAAGCCCGCCAACCGAACCGGCTTTAATCTTTCCTGCAATGTCGGAATTGGAAGCCTGCCCTGTTGTGATGTCTCCAGCGCCCGGCAAATTCAATTGTCCCAGCTTCTCCTCCAAGGTCATTTGTGACATCAGCTGATTCACCTTCTTGTCCATGTCGCCCGTTTTTTTGGCTGATTCAGTAGCACAAGCAGCTCCGATGAGCAAAATCGCGACAAACGCCAACTGCCTCAACCAACCCGATTTTATCGGACTCGAATTCCTTTCACCTGATCGAAAACAACGCCCATTAATTGTGTTCATATCGTATTCGGTTTATTTGTTTAATCGTATTTCATCGTAATTTGAGTTCGGTTATTCACCCGGATAATTGAAACCGAGTTTCGCCAATCCGTTTTGTACATCTGTGTTTTGCATGAACAGTTTCCACAGCAAACCACTTCTGTAGTTCTCAATCATCACCGGAATCGGCCCCTGATCAATCGCCAAATAGCGCGGCAAGTACCAATGATGTTCCTGGCTATAGGCGTCGTATGGCCCATATTCTCCGACCAACGAGTCAGCCACCAGATACAAGTATTTGAGAAACTGCATCGACTCCTTTGGAGTGTAGGGGAAGGACGACAATGCCGCCGTTGGCGAGATGACACCGAGATCCATCTCCCCCGGTCGGTGCCCGGCATAACCGTTCATTGAATAGCTGGACGTAAATCCCCACTGTTTTTCGCCATAACCCGCATAATGCTTGGGGTTATCAACCGCATATTTGTAATGGATGAGCGCGTGATTGACATTCAGCTGCCAATAGTCACCGTACTTGTCTTTTAATCCTTTCGGGTTTAAACCTAAATAGGAATAGTGCGCCCAAAAGAGCGGCCCGGTCGGATCGTCGGAATGCTCGTAAAAGTTGAGAACCGTTGGCAGCCCATAGTAGACAGTGTCCTTGGCAATTGCACCATCAAGCGCCCAGCCTTTGTCGTAAACCGCCGGCTCCACACCGTGGGTAGGCGATGCCGCTGCCAAAATGTACATGATCATACACTCGTTATAACCGCCAACCGGGAAGTTCATCTCCCACCCATAATCAGGCGACCAGTGCCAGTACAACACATCTTCGCCCTTGGTGTACCACTGCCAGTCAACTTCCTGCCACAACTGCTGAATATCACTCACCAATTTTTGCTCGGCTTCGTTGCCGTTTTTAAAATATTCTGCCACCGTGAGCAACCCCTCAATCATGAAAGCAGTTTCAACCAAATCGCCGCCATCATCCTTCGTGCTAAACGGCTTCACCTTTCCGGTTGGACCGTCGAGCCAATGCGGCCAGGCCCCGCGAAAACGATCGGCTCGCCCCAGGTAGTCCACAATTTGCTGCAAGCGCAGCAAAGCTTGCTCCCGGCTAATGAAGCCTCTTTCAACACCTACTAAAATGGCCATCACACCAAAACCGGATCCACCCAGGGTGACGATGTCCCGGTCATCTTGCGGATAGACATTATCGAGATGGATGCGCTCACGAGCCATGCCCGAGCTTGGCTCCGCTCCATCCCAGAAATACCGGAAGGTTTGGTACTGTACCAAATTCAACAGTGAATCTTCCAGTGCTTGTTCCTCCTGGCCTGCAATTTCAGGCGACGGCTTTTTCGGTGCATTACAGCCCCAGAATCCGATCGTAATTACAAGAAGAGGTATGAGTATATTTTTCATTTTTTTCATGTATCAATAGGTAAAACCAAGCTTGGTTAATCCAGCTTTCACCTCCGGACAGGACATGAGCAAGTCCCAAATCAAGCCCGAGCGGTAATTTTCAATCATCACAATGATCGGTCCCTGATCGATGGCCAGGTACGAGCTGGCCGTCCAGCTTTCGGTTACATTAAACGCGTCGTAGAAACCATAATCTCCCCAGAGACGATCTCCCAGTTGGTAGTAGAAGAAACGAAGCGCCTGCATCGACTCCTCCGGCGTGTACGGGATGGACGAAATGGCTGCAGTCGGTGTAATGACTCCCAAATCATTCGTAGGCGAATGAGCCGAATAGCCATCCTGGTTATCACTGGCTGTCAATCCCCAGCAGGCATCGCTGTAGCTCACGAAATTCTTTGGATTCGCCACACAATAGGCCTGATTGATCAGGCTGTGATTGCGAGTCTGGTCCCAGTAGTTGGCGTATTGATCAACCAACTGCCGCGGATCAATCCCCAAAAACGAATAGTGAGCAAAGAACAAGGGGCCACCATAATCGCTTCCGAGCGGCAGCGTCAATCCATAAAATTCGTTGCCATTCGCAATAGCACCGCTTTTCGCCCAGCCCTGGTGATAAACGTCAGCTGCAATGGTATGCGTTTCCGAAGAAGCAGCCATAATGTAGGTGATCAACGCTTCGTTGTAACCCTGAATCTTCATGTTCATGTCCCATGCATAATCGGGAGACCAGTGCCAGTAAAGCACATTTTGTCCGCCTTGCGTGTACCAATCCCATTCGATGGCGTCCCAGAGTTCATTGATTTTTGTTTTCAATGCACTCTCGGTTGCATTTCCCGAACTCAGGTATTGACGGGCAGCCAGCAACCCGGCAGCCATGTACGAAGTTTCGACCAAATCGCCGCCATTGTCTTTTGTACTGAAGGGTAATGCCTTTCCGGTTGTGCCGTTTAGCCAGTGCGACCAGGCTCCGTGAAAACGATCAGCATTTGCCAGAAAATCGACGATTGTTTGCAATCGTTCAACCCCCTCGCTGCGGGTGATAAATCCACGTTCGATGCCCACCAAAATCGCCATCACCCCAAAACCCGACCCGCCCGAAGTGACTGTTTCGTTGGATGTGTTGCGCTCGCGAGCCAAACCACTTACCGGGTGACCAAAATCCCAGAAATACCGGAATGTTTGCTGCTGAACAAGGGTCAGCAATTCGTCATCGCTGATCGTTGGAAATTTCGGTGTCAGATCAACTTCTGTGTAAAAATCCAGATCCAAACCATCGAAAGGTTTCCCAATGCGATCTTCTATGGACGAAGAAATTGCAAAACTGTATTTGGCAAACCCATCCAGTGTTGCACTCGCGTCAACTGCAATTGTATTTTCATCAACCTGGCTCAGCGTAAATCCAACAGCCGAAGTGCCCGCTTTAAAAGATGCGTAAGGCATCACATCGTCTTTACTGATCGCCGTATTGAAATTCAGTTTAAGCTGCGGTGTTCGCCCGATTTCCTTGATACGATTTAAGGGATTAACGACCACATCGTCGATTGAAATCTGCTCCACTGTTAGCGGCGGAATCAAGGCTTTAAAACGGTAAGTCTGTCCGGCAAAGGTTTCGCCATCCGCTCCCTTCAGATTTTCCGAAATCCGTATGGAATAAGAGGCTCCTTCGCTAAACGCCGGATGCGCAATTTTCACCAGCTGGTTTTGACTGAAAAACGAAAAAGTCGCCGTCAACGGTTGATTGGCTTCATCAAGCAGCGAAATATTACTTTCGGCTGAAGCTACATCCAATACTTTGTCGAAACGAATTTCAACCGGATCTTCCAACGGAACATTCTCCGTTGTTGCACCGGCACTCAACGCCACATCGCCAACATACACGTATGTGATTGCCAACTGCTCAGGAGTCGGTTCAGATCCGTCGTCGCCTTTACCACAAGAACTAAAAAGGATCGCTGCAACCAGGAAAAACAAAAAGGGATATCGCATCAGTTCAGACTAACTTTTGTGATTGGGATAAATGTCCCGCTGCATCAAAACAGCGGGACTTTGAAAACTATTTATGAAAGCTGGCTTAGGTTACATACCGTCTTGCATCAGCAAAGTGACTTCGTCAGCTGTAAGGGCCTTGTGGAAAAAGTAAAGCTCATCCATTTGCCCTTTCTCCGTCTTGTGGCTCCATCCGGAGAAGTTTGGATCGCCCGACATGATGGACAAATCTCCAACGTCGGTCCAGTCGATGCCGGTAAACGCTCCCTGGCTTACCTGAACTCCGTCCATGTAGAATGCCACTTCAGTTGCAGAAATCGATATCGCGAAGTGAATCCAATCTGTTTGTACTGTCGGATCAATTGTTGCCGGTGTCCCCGGGTTAAACCAGGATGCATTCGTTCCGTTTCCGACCAAAAGGATGAATTTTTGGCTGGTCGCCGATCCTTCCCGAATAAAACCGAAACCACTCGGTTTATCAGATGGGCTGGTTGGGTCGGCCGGTGAGATAGAAAGGATACCAGCACGAGTGTCTGAAGCATCTATTTTCAACCAAAAACTTGTACTAAATTCCTGTCCTGTTGCCAAATCAGCCGACGGGAAAGTCAGGTACGAATCAGTAGAGCCCTGATAGGCATCGCCACTCACACCTTCACCATAAGCAAAGCCCGGGCTGCCAACTTCAGTGGCGTCGTCACCGGTTAATGTTTCTTTAAAATCCCCGTTGAAGTCCATATAGAAACTGGCCTGCTCTTTCAGCATGATTGTTTGCACTTCTTCCTGGGTCAACGCTTTGTTGAACAACCTCAACTCATCCATGCCACCTTGCTCCGCTTTGTGACTCCAACCGGAGAAGTTCGGGTCACCCGACATGATCGACAAATCTCCGACATCAGACCAATCGATACCGGTGAACGCTCCCTGACTAACCTGCACACCATCCATATAGAAGGCTACTTCAGTTGCAGAAATCGAAATGGCAAAGTGAATCCATCCATTTTGCACTGTCGGATCAATTGTTGCTGGTGTTCCGGGGTTAAACCAGGATGCATTGGTACCATTGCCCACAAGTAGAATGAACTTCTGACTGGTTGCAGATCCTTCGCGAATAAATCCAAATCCGCTTGGTTTATCGGACGGGCTGGTCGGACTGGCCGGAGAGATTGACAAAATACCAGCACGTGTATCAGTCGCATCTATCTTCAACCAGAAACTCGCACTGAACTCCTGCCCGGTCGTAAGTCCGGCTGATGGGAAGGTCAGATATGAATCTGTCGCTCCCTCGTAGCCTGTTCCGCTTTGTATACCGGAACCGAAACCCGGTGATCCGACCGCCGTAGCGTCGCTCAAACTCACCATGTCTTTGTATTCGTTGTTGAACGGCATGTAGAAAATTTCGCCGTCGTATTTAGGCACGTAAGGAGGTGCTTTCGTAAAGTTCACATTCTTTGTGGTGATGTTATCATCGGTATCGGTTGCTACAACCGAGAGTATATGCGAACCGGTAGTCACATTATCGTACGTGTATTCTTCCATGGCTACGCGGTAATCCTTAAACTCCGTAAAACTCGCTATTTCTGAGCCATCCATCTGCAATACAATGGATTCAATTTCGATATCATCGCGTACTTCCAGGTCGATGTCGATTGAT harbors:
- a CDS encoding LamG domain-containing protein: MKNYNRLIILALSLFMLNACDQNYIDGISAVDPGTDASAPVVTVNFPPEGYELQTNDAVASIDIDLEVRDDIEIESIVLQMDGSEIASFTEFKDYRVAMEEYTYDNVTTGSHILSVVATDTDDNITTKNVNFTKAPPYVPKYDGEIFYMPFNNEYKDMVSLSDATAVGSPGFGSGIQSGTGYEGATDSYLTFPSAGLTTGQEFSASFWLKIDATDTRAGILSISPASPTSPSDKPSGFGFIREGSATSQKFILLVGNGTNASWFNPGTPATIDPTVQNGWIHFAISISATEVAFYMDGVQVSQGAFTGIDWSDVGDLSIMSGDPNFSGWSHKAEQGGMDELRLFNKALTQEEVQTIMLKEQASFYMDFNGDFKETLTGDDATEVGSPGFAYGEGVSGDAYQGSTDSYLTFPSADLATGQEFSTSFWLKIDASDTRAGILSISPADPTSPSDKPSGFGFIREGSATSQKFILLVGNGTNASWFNPGTPATIDPTVQTDWIHFAISISATEVAFYMDGVQVSQGAFTGIDWTDVGDLSIMSGDPNFSGWSHKTEKGQMDELYFFHKALTADEVTLLMQDGM
- a CDS encoding glucoamylase family protein, coding for MKNILIPLLVITIGFWGCNAPKKPSPEIAGQEEQALEDSLLNLVQYQTFRYFWDGAEPSSGMARERIHLDNVYPQDDRDIVTLGGSGFGVMAILVGVERGFISREQALLRLQQIVDYLGRADRFRGAWPHWLDGPTGKVKPFSTKDDGGDLVETAFMIEGLLTVAEYFKNGNEAEQKLVSDIQQLWQEVDWQWYTKGEDVLYWHWSPDYGWEMNFPVGGYNECMIMYILAAASPTHGVEPAVYDKGWALDGAIAKDTVYYGLPTVLNFYEHSDDPTGPLFWAHYSYLGLNPKGLKDKYGDYWQLNVNHALIHYKYAVDNPKHYAGYGEKQWGFTSSYSMNGYAGHRPGEMDLGVISPTAALSSFPYTPKESMQFLKYLYLVADSLVGEYGPYDAYSQEHHWYLPRYLAIDQGPIPVMIENYRSGLLWKLFMQNTDVQNGLAKLGFNYPGE
- the bglX gene encoding beta-glucosidase BglX yields the protein MNTINGRCFRSGERNSSPIKSGWLRQLAFVAILLIGAACATESAKKTGDMDKKVNQLMSQMTLEEKLGQLNLPGAGDITTGQASNSDIAGKIKAGSVGGLFNIKTAEKIRDVQRIAIEESRLKIPLIFGMDVIHGYKTVFPIPLALSCTWNMDAIETVARISAVEASADGICWTFSPMVDISRDPRWGRVAEGGGEDPYLGAQIARAMVKGYQGDDLSASTTIMACVKHFALYGAAEAGRDYNTTDMSHIRMYNEYFLPYHAAIEAGVGSVMTSFNEVDGIPASASKWLMTDVLRDQWGFDGFVVTDYTAINEMIDHGLGDLKTVSALSLKAGVDMDMVGEGFLTTLASSLDDHSVTINEIDAACRRILEAKYKLGLFDDPYRYCDLSRPAKDIFTPEHRKLAREIATESFVLLKNDNQLLPLQKGGTIALIGPLADNRLNMPGTWSVAADFDQSVSVLDGIRNVAGDQVNIVYAKGANVLPDSIAESRVAIFGKPTYWDTRSNEAMIREAVAAAQKSDVVVAALGEAAEMSGECSSRSDINLPENQQALLKALLKTGKPVVLVLFTGRPLALSWENENVPAILNVWFGGTEAGNAIADVLFGDVNPSGKLSATFPQNLGQVPIYYNHKNTGRPLPEGAWFQKFRSNYLDVSNDPLYPFGFGLSYTSFNYGELKLSSAELKGDQKLLVSIPVTNTGKVDGKEVVQLYIRDLVGTVTRPVKELKAFQKISLKAGETQTVEFEITPEDLKFYNSELNYDWETGEFDVMVGGNSRDVQTSRINWEK
- a CDS encoding glucoamylase family protein, with the translated sequence MRYPFLFFLVAAILFSSCGKGDDGSEPTPEQLAITYVYVGDVALSAGATTENVPLEDPVEIRFDKVLDVASAESNISLLDEANQPLTATFSFFSQNQLVKIAHPAFSEGASYSIRISENLKGADGETFAGQTYRFKALIPPLTVEQISIDDVVVNPLNRIKEIGRTPQLKLNFNTAISKDDVMPYASFKAGTSAVGFTLSQVDENTIAVDASATLDGFAKYSFAISSSIEDRIGKPFDGLDLDFYTEVDLTPKFPTISDDELLTLVQQQTFRYFWDFGHPVSGLARERNTSNETVTSGGSGFGVMAILVGIERGFITRSEGVERLQTIVDFLANADRFHGAWSHWLNGTTGKALPFSTKDNGGDLVETSYMAAGLLAARQYLSSGNATESALKTKINELWDAIEWDWYTQGGQNVLYWHWSPDYAWDMNMKIQGYNEALITYIMAASSETHTIAADVYHQGWAKSGAIANGNEFYGLTLPLGSDYGGPLFFAHYSFLGIDPRQLVDQYANYWDQTRNHSLINQAYCVANPKNFVSYSDACWGLTASDNQDGYSAHSPTNDLGVITPTAAISSIPYTPEESMQALRFFYYQLGDRLWGDYGFYDAFNVTESWTASSYLAIDQGPIIVMIENYRSGLIWDLLMSCPEVKAGLTKLGFTY